The proteins below come from a single Mesobacillus jeotgali genomic window:
- a CDS encoding efflux RND transporter permease subunit — translation MNLLRFIVQRKILVSLMVVLVLLIGSFSVLKLDKELFPSIKMDGAYVEIYAGEMPAIEVERSITSPLEKKILGIEGVEEVLSSSNIGKSSMQLTIERGRGEEVFKEVESVVNSTTSDISGVKDVMTGQFGTSQAYDFFMDVSGTDMEKMTAFAKNILEPRLEALPEVHDVSLSGSVEKEVTVELKRDELFKNGLDAAQVIGAIQQANNEATLGQLNNETNSPSLRWNTQLESVENVKNLQVPAANGYIKLSQIADVKLQPLESSSFVWKNGSKDFIFVQVGRVADATQIEMAEAVREEIKQIREEGLISGVELNEMVAQADYVKDSIDGVTSNILIGAAIAVAILMLFLRNIRATLIVGLSIPTSVLLTFASMWVFGYSFNMLTLIGLGLGIGMMVDSSIVILESIYRKKELGLKSLEAVIKGTLEVATAVLASMLTTIVVFAPIGLLGGEMGSFMIILSVVVAITLISSVIVSFTLIPSLSEKFLKLKKKEKNSKESRLVRGYSNMISWTIKKKRHSFAVIGLFFLMLIGSLMLVTKIPMTIMPDMMNRYAELLVTVEPGLSLEEKQEIVTEMNKTLDGIKDVESNYVMDNGNMLYTIINMTKGDEITREQKDVNEEILKSLRGLEEKVPLKSAAAAMSGGGGSPVQINISGESFDELNTIADGFIEELKSIEGIVAVENSIERTSVEQVVQLNESEIERAGLSQPQIKQFIEQAFLQMPVGELKINEENVPLKVKWDEEMTTKSALLDLKVPTPSGEKKLSEFISLKSVENPNEISHKDGERYISISADIEGKDLGTINREVQKLMDKYDVPEGYSIAPAGDLEQQQEMVQDMVLILAISIFLVYLVMAVQFNHLGHPLIVMSVIPMTIVGVILGLFLTQQELSIMSGMGIIMLIGIVLNNAILLIDRTNQLRNEGCTVQEALVEAGKNRIRPILMTTLTTVGGMLPLALASGGSGNYQAPMATAIIAGLSFATLITLLLIPAVYRIFTRNAEKRSWLSRKARKKQEAITTIPEVLS, via the coding sequence ATGAATTTATTAAGGTTTATTGTCCAAAGAAAGATTTTAGTCAGTTTAATGGTTGTATTAGTTTTATTGATTGGCAGCTTTTCAGTTTTAAAGCTGGATAAGGAGCTCTTTCCATCGATTAAAATGGATGGTGCTTATGTAGAAATCTATGCTGGGGAGATGCCGGCGATTGAAGTCGAAAGATCAATCACTTCCCCGCTTGAAAAAAAGATTCTTGGAATTGAAGGGGTTGAAGAAGTCCTTTCAAGCAGCAACATTGGGAAGAGCTCCATGCAGCTGACGATTGAACGGGGGCGCGGTGAGGAAGTATTCAAGGAAGTCGAGTCAGTGGTGAATTCCACTACCTCCGATATAAGCGGTGTCAAAGACGTGATGACCGGACAATTTGGCACTAGTCAGGCTTACGACTTTTTCATGGATGTTTCTGGCACTGACATGGAGAAGATGACAGCCTTCGCTAAGAACATACTGGAACCGAGACTGGAAGCTCTCCCTGAAGTACATGATGTCTCGCTGTCAGGCAGCGTTGAAAAAGAAGTGACAGTTGAACTAAAGCGTGACGAACTTTTTAAAAATGGGCTTGATGCAGCACAGGTGATAGGGGCAATCCAGCAGGCAAACAATGAAGCAACCCTGGGCCAGCTGAACAATGAAACAAACTCTCCTTCCCTTAGATGGAATACACAGCTGGAATCTGTTGAGAATGTTAAAAACCTGCAGGTCCCGGCAGCGAACGGTTATATTAAATTATCACAGATTGCTGACGTAAAACTACAGCCACTGGAAAGTTCCTCATTCGTCTGGAAAAATGGCTCCAAGGATTTCATTTTTGTCCAGGTAGGCAGAGTAGCCGATGCCACTCAAATCGAGATGGCGGAAGCTGTGCGTGAAGAAATCAAACAAATTCGCGAGGAAGGCTTGATCAGCGGCGTGGAATTGAATGAAATGGTCGCTCAGGCGGACTATGTTAAGGACTCAATTGATGGAGTGACGAGCAATATCCTGATTGGTGCTGCTATTGCCGTTGCCATCCTGATGCTGTTCTTAAGAAATATCCGCGCTACATTGATCGTCGGACTATCGATTCCAACATCGGTGCTGCTCACTTTCGCTTCTATGTGGGTTTTTGGTTACAGCTTCAATATGCTGACCCTGATCGGTCTCGGACTTGGAATCGGAATGATGGTCGATTCATCCATCGTTATTCTCGAATCCATTTACCGTAAGAAGGAGCTAGGCTTAAAGAGTCTGGAGGCAGTCATTAAAGGAACCCTGGAAGTAGCCACAGCCGTTCTGGCTTCGATGCTGACGACAATTGTCGTTTTCGCACCAATCGGCCTGCTTGGCGGTGAGATGGGATCTTTCATGATCATCCTTTCTGTTGTCGTCGCCATCACTCTCATTAGCTCTGTAATTGTTTCTTTCACTCTGATTCCTTCTTTATCCGAAAAGTTCCTGAAGCTGAAAAAGAAAGAAAAGAACAGCAAGGAAAGCCGGCTTGTACGAGGGTACAGCAATATGATTTCCTGGACCATCAAGAAAAAGCGCCACAGCTTTGCTGTCATCGGCCTGTTCTTCCTGATGCTCATTGGATCTCTGATGCTGGTGACAAAGATTCCAATGACCATCATGCCGGACATGATGAACCGTTATGCTGAACTTTTGGTGACCGTCGAACCGGGACTGAGTCTGGAAGAGAAGCAGGAAATCGTAACTGAAATGAACAAAACATTAGACGGAATTAAAGATGTTGAATCAAACTATGTAATGGATAATGGCAACATGCTGTACACCATCATCAACATGACAAAAGGCGATGAAATTACAAGAGAACAAAAAGACGTAAATGAAGAAATTCTCAAGTCATTAAGAGGTCTTGAGGAGAAGGTTCCTTTGAAGAGCGCAGCAGCAGCCATGTCTGGAGGCGGCGGGTCCCCTGTTCAAATCAATATCTCCGGCGAAAGCTTTGATGAACTCAACACAATCGCTGATGGGTTTATCGAAGAGCTTAAGTCTATTGAAGGAATCGTCGCGGTCGAAAATTCAATTGAAAGGACTTCAGTTGAACAAGTCGTCCAACTGAATGAGTCTGAAATTGAAAGAGCAGGATTGTCACAGCCGCAGATCAAGCAATTCATCGAGCAGGCCTTTTTACAGATGCCTGTAGGTGAACTGAAAATCAACGAGGAGAACGTTCCGTTAAAAGTGAAGTGGGATGAAGAGATGACAACCAAATCCGCTTTGCTTGACCTGAAAGTCCCAACTCCTTCAGGTGAGAAAAAGCTCTCTGAGTTCATCTCTTTGAAAAGCGTAGAAAATCCAAACGAAATCTCACACAAGGATGGCGAACGATATATCTCGATTTCGGCGGATATTGAAGGAAAAGACCTTGGGACCATCAACCGTGAAGTCCAGAAGCTAATGGACAAATATGATGTACCAGAAGGCTACAGCATCGCACCTGCAGGAGATCTGGAGCAGCAGCAGGAAATGGTTCAGGATATGGTTCTGATCCTGGCGATTTCCATCTTCCTTGTCTACCTGGTCATGGCCGTCCAGTTCAACCACCTGGGCCACCCGCTGATCGTCATGTCCGTCATTCCGATGACCATCGTCGGAGTCATCCTTGGATTATTCCTGACTCAGCAGGAATTAAGCATCATGTCCGGAATGGGCATCATCATGCTGATTGGTATTGTTTTGAACAACGCGATATTATTGATCGACCGCACGAATCAGCTGCGAAACGAAGGGTGCACTGTTCAGGAAGCACTTGTCGAAGCAGGCAAAAACCGCATCCGCCCAATTTTGATGACAACACTGACAACAGTCGGCGGCATGCTGCCACTGGCATTGGCTTCAGGAGGATCGGGCAATTACCAGGCACCAATGGCTACAGCCATTATTGCCGGCCTGAGCTTTGCAACACTGATCACTTTGCTGCTTATCCCGGCTGTTTACCGCATTTTCACAAGAAATGCTGAAAAGCGCAGCTGGCTCAGCAGGAAAGCCAGGAAAAAGCAAGAAGCCATCACAACTATTCCAGAAGTATTGAGTTAA
- a CDS encoding 2-phosphosulfolactate phosphatase produces the protein MFSQSPYECKLEWGRRGARDAAERGDIIIIVDVLSFSSTIVAALSAGAVIFPYPPNLDGKKYASSIGAKYILGRAEAARRGYPTLSPVTFNEEHRNERYVLTSLNGAYCSWIASRVPALLIGSFLNASAAAFLADKLQQKTGADITVIPCGEMWNDARENEDRLRPSIEDYLGAGAILAELGGRKSPEAEVCAGAYKSSESRLKELVWDSGSGRELRERGFEEDVHYCSQLNLTDIVPVLKKGRFIIYK, from the coding sequence ATGTTCAGTCAGTCTCCTTATGAATGCAAACTGGAATGGGGAAGGCGCGGGGCGAGAGATGCAGCGGAGCGTGGAGACATAATCATCATTGTTGATGTACTTAGCTTTTCGTCCACCATTGTCGCTGCATTGAGCGCAGGGGCAGTGATCTTTCCATATCCACCAAATCTCGACGGGAAAAAATACGCGAGCAGCATTGGGGCAAAGTATATACTTGGCAGGGCAGAAGCAGCAAGGAGGGGATATCCCACCTTATCGCCGGTGACATTTAATGAGGAGCATCGGAACGAGCGGTATGTTTTAACTTCTCTTAATGGTGCATATTGTTCGTGGATTGCTTCCAGGGTGCCGGCGTTATTGATTGGCTCATTCCTAAATGCTTCAGCAGCAGCTTTTCTAGCCGATAAGCTGCAGCAGAAAACAGGAGCAGACATTACAGTCATTCCTTGCGGGGAAATGTGGAATGATGCTCGTGAAAATGAAGATCGGCTCAGGCCTTCGATTGAAGATTATTTAGGAGCCGGGGCAATCCTTGCAGAACTTGGCGGCAGGAAATCCCCGGAAGCTGAGGTATGCGCTGGAGCTTATAAAAGTTCGGAATCTCGATTAAAGGAATTGGTTTGGGATTCAGGCAGCGGACGTGAATTGCGCGAGAGAGGTTTTGAGGAAGATGTCCACTATTGCAGTCAATTAAATCTTACGGACATCGTGCCCGTTTTAAAAAAAGGAAGGTTTATCATATATAAATAG
- a CDS encoding LysM peptidoglycan-binding domain-containing protein, which translates to MIIHVVQRGEALWQISSRYQVSVTQISEINGLENPNQLAVGQALLIPSYDAFHSVQYGEALWSIAQRYGTTVDAIIRANAITNPALIYPGTVLRIPAARHTIQRGETLWQISQRYGVTVQSIIKANQIQNPNLLYPGTILVIPKPKPTIESNAFTYHSDEKAIELVGEVADLMTYIAPFAYVIQPDGSLVLYMKDDTEAIQTGLAQGALPMMSITNFTATEAGENIAHEVLASEANRATLLNNILSVMREKGYRGLNIDFENVLPADRELYNTFLQEAVDALHKEGYFVSTSLAPKVRADQKGLLYEAHDYPAHGRIADFVVLMTYEWGYRYGSPQAVSPLNEIRRVLDYAVTAIPRNKILMGFQLYARDWIIPHVQGQEAETYSPQEAVSRAIKYGAAIQYDTVAASPYFRYTDEQGRQHEVWFEDARSAQAKFDLIKQYNLRGVSYWVLGYPFPQNWALLEDNFNIKKLT; encoded by the coding sequence ATGATCATTCATGTTGTGCAAAGAGGGGAAGCTCTGTGGCAGATTTCAAGCAGATATCAGGTCAGCGTAACACAAATCAGCGAAATTAATGGCCTGGAAAATCCAAACCAATTGGCCGTGGGCCAGGCTTTGCTTATTCCATCTTATGATGCTTTCCATTCAGTTCAATATGGTGAGGCATTGTGGTCAATTGCCCAGCGTTACGGAACGACCGTAGATGCCATTATCCGGGCCAATGCCATCACCAACCCTGCTCTGATCTATCCTGGAACCGTTCTCCGTATACCCGCAGCCCGCCACACCATTCAACGTGGCGAAACCCTATGGCAAATTTCCCAGCGTTATGGTGTAACCGTACAGTCAATCATCAAGGCCAATCAAATCCAAAATCCGAATCTGCTGTATCCAGGGACGATTCTCGTCATTCCAAAACCTAAACCAACGATTGAATCCAATGCCTTTACCTACCATTCTGACGAAAAGGCCATTGAGCTGGTCGGCGAAGTTGCCGATCTGATGACCTATATCGCTCCGTTCGCTTATGTCATCCAGCCTGACGGATCGCTTGTCCTTTATATGAAGGATGATACCGAAGCTATCCAGACAGGACTGGCACAAGGGGCACTGCCAATGATGTCGATCACCAACTTTACAGCCACTGAAGCCGGAGAGAATATTGCCCATGAGGTTCTCGCCAGTGAAGCAAATCGCGCCACTCTCCTTAATAATATCCTTTCCGTCATGCGTGAAAAAGGTTACCGGGGCCTTAATATCGACTTTGAAAATGTCCTTCCTGCCGACCGTGAGCTTTATAATACATTTCTTCAGGAAGCCGTTGATGCTCTTCATAAAGAAGGCTATTTCGTTTCAACTTCCCTTGCGCCGAAAGTCAGGGCAGACCAGAAAGGATTATTGTATGAAGCGCATGATTATCCCGCACACGGCAGGATAGCAGATTTCGTCGTATTAATGACCTATGAATGGGGATACCGCTATGGTTCACCTCAGGCTGTTTCACCTTTGAATGAAATTCGCAGAGTGCTTGATTATGCGGTTACTGCGATTCCAAGGAATAAGATTCTAATGGGCTTTCAGCTATATGCCAGGGACTGGATCATCCCGCATGTTCAGGGCCAGGAAGCTGAAACATACAGTCCGCAGGAAGCAGTCAGCCGCGCCATCAAATATGGAGCAGCGATCCAGTATGACACAGTGGCCGCCTCACCATATTTCCGCTATACCGATGAACAGGGCCGGCAGCACGAAGTATGGTTCGAAGACGCCCGAAGTGCCCAGGCAAAATTTGATTTGATCAAACAGTACAACCTGCGCGGCGTCAGCTACTGGGTGCTCGGCTATCCATTCCCGCAAAACTGGGCATTGCTGGAGGATAACTTTAATATAAAAAAATTAACATAG
- a CDS encoding QueT transporter family protein → MNTRTIVRNGILAALYIAVSAVIQPFGFTNVQFRVSEMFNHLIVFNKKYFFGIVLGVFLTNLLFSPMVAYDLVFGVGQSVLSLLITIFTAKYIKSIIGRMIVNTLVFTFTMFLIAIELNLAFQLPFWFTWLTTAAGEFTVMAIGIPVMLAIHKRVNLEKLV, encoded by the coding sequence ATGAATACTAGAACGATTGTCCGGAACGGGATTCTGGCTGCTTTATATATTGCCGTTTCTGCCGTCATCCAGCCATTTGGCTTTACCAATGTACAGTTCCGCGTGTCGGAAATGTTTAATCACCTGATTGTTTTCAATAAGAAGTATTTCTTCGGAATAGTATTAGGTGTATTTTTAACAAACCTGCTTTTCTCGCCAATGGTCGCCTATGACCTCGTCTTTGGAGTCGGCCAGTCAGTATTATCCCTGCTGATTACGATTTTCACAGCCAAATATATTAAAAGTATCATCGGCCGTATGATTGTGAACACATTAGTCTTCACGTTCACGATGTTCCTGATTGCGATTGAACTGAACCTGGCATTCCAATTGCCATTCTGGTTCACATGGCTGACAACGGCTGCAGGTGAATTCACGGTAATGGCCATAGGTATACCTGTCATGCTTGCGATTCACAAACGAGTAAACCTTGAAAAACTAGTTTAA
- a CDS encoding pirin family protein encodes MFKRDVNKHWTVQYEERGMPHVQAGLVLNPQNWRELDPFILMAEDWFKRGTFSDHPHRGFQTITYIIDGRLEHIDNHGGHSILESGDIQYMNAGSGARHAEEAVDNDIAHTLQLWLNLPKDLKGTTTSYQNVYSEHAPVVQFEGGTLKVYSGETAGVKGPLEPLVPFTLSEIQLAEGAEFAYELPEGHNAFLYVLSGDIEAGSSQTNLKKSSAATLTFKDGGEGLSEILLKANQRSRVLVYSGKPIKEEVVAYGPFVMNSMEEIRQAYRDYQEGKFGKAAE; translated from the coding sequence ATGTTCAAAAGAGATGTCAATAAACATTGGACAGTTCAATATGAGGAAAGAGGGATGCCGCATGTCCAGGCAGGACTTGTGCTGAATCCCCAGAACTGGAGGGAATTGGACCCCTTCATTTTAATGGCGGAGGACTGGTTTAAGCGTGGTACTTTTTCCGATCACCCGCATCGCGGCTTCCAGACAATCACGTATATCATTGATGGCAGGCTAGAGCACATTGACAACCATGGCGGCCACAGCATCCTGGAGTCTGGTGACATCCAGTACATGAACGCTGGCAGTGGTGCGCGGCATGCTGAAGAGGCAGTAGACAATGACATAGCGCATACACTGCAGCTCTGGCTGAATCTGCCTAAGGATTTAAAAGGGACAACCACTTCTTACCAAAATGTGTATTCCGAACACGCTCCTGTAGTCCAGTTCGAAGGCGGTACCTTAAAGGTGTACTCAGGAGAAACTGCCGGAGTGAAAGGACCACTCGAACCACTGGTACCTTTTACCCTATCAGAAATTCAGCTGGCTGAGGGAGCGGAGTTCGCATATGAATTACCCGAAGGACATAACGCATTCCTTTACGTACTTTCAGGTGATATAGAGGCAGGTTCAAGCCAAACAAACCTTAAAAAGTCTTCCGCAGCAACATTGACCTTTAAAGACGGCGGCGAAGGCCTAAGTGAAATTTTACTAAAAGCAAATCAGCGATCCCGCGTTTTGGTATACTCCGGTAAGCCAATCAAAGAAGAAGTGGTCGCCTACGGACCGTTCGTGATGAATTCGATGGAGGAGATTCGCCAGGCTTACCGTGATTATCAGGAAGGGAAATTCGGCAAGGCGGCTGAATAA
- a CDS encoding DUF5667 domain-containing protein produces MKKILASTLLTGMLAFGTGVSADEIVETVDPGTTPDEFLFTFDQLFEELKILVTFDDEQEAQLLLEFANERLAEATAMSAEEKAEFVQAAFEEYLAALEEAQEKVTEVIVEDGTDAEGEESLTEGLEEASEVEDELTEELEDELKEEVEEATEQAKIVANVVEDLDQEMVAQLREQELGYGQIAQIFWLAEAAGKTVEEITALYTEEKIGFGQAAKQLGVHPSQMKGLASGKKQESEEEKDEDTETDENTDASEKESNTEDTEQQVEETEAVNENESDETATENSTVEQVSAASAQSIAKDEKKSEEKQAIASKNAEEKQLEKEKKAESKQKEAAEKAEEQQKEAAKKAEEQQKEAAKKAEEKKREEAKKEEERKREEAKEEEERKREEAKKNKEKQEDEANEDDDEQDDEGDEKGNKEKGKNNGK; encoded by the coding sequence ATGAAGAAGATTTTAGCATCAACATTATTGACAGGAATGCTGGCTTTTGGAACAGGAGTCTCTGCAGATGAGATAGTCGAAACGGTAGATCCGGGTACGACTCCTGACGAGTTTTTATTTACGTTTGATCAATTGTTTGAGGAATTGAAGATTCTGGTAACCTTCGATGATGAACAAGAAGCCCAGCTTTTGCTTGAATTCGCAAACGAGAGATTGGCTGAAGCCACAGCGATGTCAGCTGAAGAAAAAGCAGAATTCGTTCAAGCTGCCTTTGAGGAATACTTAGCGGCACTTGAGGAAGCCCAGGAAAAGGTAACGGAAGTGATTGTAGAAGATGGGACCGATGCTGAAGGGGAAGAAAGTCTGACGGAAGGGCTTGAAGAAGCATCTGAAGTTGAAGATGAGTTGACTGAAGAACTTGAGGATGAGCTGAAGGAAGAGGTTGAAGAAGCAACGGAACAAGCAAAGATCGTTGCTAATGTAGTGGAAGATTTGGACCAGGAAATGGTTGCTCAGCTGCGTGAACAGGAGTTGGGATATGGCCAAATCGCCCAAATCTTCTGGCTGGCAGAAGCAGCTGGTAAAACAGTAGAGGAAATCACTGCTTTATATACAGAAGAAAAGATCGGATTCGGCCAGGCAGCCAAGCAGCTAGGTGTCCATCCTTCGCAAATGAAAGGTCTCGCATCAGGCAAAAAACAGGAATCTGAAGAAGAAAAAGATGAAGATACAGAAACTGATGAAAATACCGATGCGTCCGAAAAAGAGAGCAACACAGAAGATACCGAACAGCAAGTGGAGGAAACTGAAGCTGTAAATGAAAATGAAAGTGATGAGACAGCCACTGAAAATTCCACTGTCGAGCAGGTAAGTGCTGCTTCAGCACAAAGTATTGCAAAAGATGAAAAGAAGTCTGAAGAGAAGCAAGCTATAGCATCGAAAAATGCCGAAGAAAAACAACTAGAGAAAGAAAAGAAAGCAGAATCCAAGCAAAAAGAGGCAGCCGAAAAAGCTGAAGAGCAACAAAAGGAAGCTGCCAAAAAAGCTGAAGAGCAACAAAAAGAAGCTGCTAAAAAAGCTGAAGAAAAAAAGCGTGAAGAAGCTAAAAAAGAAGAAGAAAGAAAGCGTGAAGAAGCCAAGGAAGAAGAAGAAAGAAAACGTGAAGAAGCCAAGAAAAATAAAGAAAAACAAGAAGATGAAGCCAACGAAGATGATGATGAGCAGGACGATGAGGGTGATGAAAAGGGAAACAAGGAAAAAGGCAAAAATAACGGTAAGTAA
- a CDS encoding FbpB family small basic protein, giving the protein MKKLKISFNELVKKNKEELLADQKRIEIIEKRLDDKYTNPK; this is encoded by the coding sequence GTGAAGAAATTAAAGATTAGTTTTAATGAGCTTGTCAAAAAGAACAAGGAAGAATTGTTAGCAGACCAAAAGCGGATCGAGATAATTGAGAAGCGGCTTGATGACAAATACACCAATCCAAAATAG
- a CDS encoding sporulation protein, which translates to MLLRKYMSLLGVGSAQIDLILEKDVLIPGESVNGKFLIKGGTVDQDLQLIECALVMVNLKSEAEKVLDTVTIDVPLRIQPNGNDDVPFTFLLPDDVPPSNKDISYHFKTKLVFKQGTESWDEDMIKVVKGNQ; encoded by the coding sequence ATGTTATTAAGGAAGTATATGTCTTTGCTCGGAGTAGGATCCGCCCAGATTGACCTGATTTTGGAGAAGGATGTTTTAATCCCTGGGGAGTCAGTGAATGGAAAATTCTTGATCAAGGGCGGAACGGTTGACCAGGACCTGCAGTTGATTGAGTGTGCTCTTGTCATGGTTAACCTGAAGTCGGAAGCTGAAAAGGTACTGGATACTGTAACAATTGATGTGCCGTTAAGGATCCAGCCGAATGGGAATGATGATGTGCCGTTCACCTTCCTGCTGCCAGATGATGTTCCTCCTTCAAATAAGGATATTTCTTATCATTTTAAAACCAAGCTTGTTTTTAAGCAGGGAACAGAAAGCTGGGATGAAGATATGATCAAGGTGGTAAAAGGGAATCAGTGA
- a CDS encoding protein kinase family protein: MNQYGHLANSVVYSIRGSKAALVHKDSSLKLVGEGRSAFAFRIKGTDLVLKVFFPQFEKVAAEEAGIYKELAGNPFFPALHESGSNYLVMDYVRGMTLYQCLVNGMPIAAGHIEEVDQALKLAREKGLNPSDIHLRNIIITPDDEVKLIDVARFRQTKRCSQWEDLKTAFYKFYRHDRFPKKMPEPAMNIIAFIYKKGLLPSIN; the protein is encoded by the coding sequence ATGAATCAATATGGACACTTGGCAAACAGTGTTGTTTATTCAATCCGAGGATCAAAAGCAGCTTTAGTTCATAAAGATTCATCACTAAAGCTGGTTGGAGAAGGTAGAAGTGCATTCGCTTTCAGAATCAAAGGAACGGATCTTGTTTTAAAGGTTTTTTTTCCACAGTTTGAAAAGGTTGCAGCAGAAGAAGCGGGGATTTATAAGGAGCTTGCTGGAAATCCCTTTTTCCCTGCTCTTCATGAATCGGGAAGTAATTATCTGGTAATGGATTATGTCCGGGGTATGACACTCTATCAATGCTTGGTGAATGGCATGCCGATTGCCGCGGGCCACATTGAGGAAGTCGATCAAGCCCTTAAGCTTGCAAGAGAGAAGGGATTGAACCCATCCGACATACATTTGCGGAACATTATCATCACTCCAGATGATGAAGTCAAGCTTATAGATGTAGCTCGATTCAGGCAGACAAAGCGATGTTCCCAGTGGGAGGACTTAAAAACTGCCTTTTATAAATTTTACAGGCATGACCGCTTTCCGAAAAAAATGCCAGAACCTGCTATGAATATAATTGCTTTTATTTATAAAAAAGGACTGCTGCCATCTATTAATTAA
- a CDS encoding STAS domain-containing protein, which translates to MTTELQALGEAIVSRKHEIAKAVHEDRYSEAVLTEAQKYDLGKIEQQILEIRANFIEIFGQALIEHEDQEKVFGEITNWGKETGEYIYKLGASLDEALKDTSYYREHIWKAIKEEAKDMSASAIFGVLDIIDPLMDHAIYSFSLTFVDAHQKSLENAKTALLELSVPVVPLMPGVGVLPLVGNVDTERAQLLMEETLDQAVKLKLTHLIFDVSGVMIVDTMVADQLFKVINALSLVGVQTIMTGIRPEVAHTMVTLGLNLEGIMVKSNLHQAFKEIQTLQNA; encoded by the coding sequence ATGACCACAGAACTGCAAGCATTAGGAGAAGCAATTGTCAGCAGGAAGCATGAAATCGCTAAGGCTGTTCACGAAGATAGGTATTCTGAAGCAGTTTTAACGGAAGCACAGAAATATGACCTTGGAAAAATTGAACAGCAGATTCTTGAGATCCGAGCGAACTTCATTGAAATTTTCGGCCAGGCATTGATTGAACATGAAGACCAGGAGAAGGTTTTTGGGGAAATTACAAACTGGGGAAAAGAAACCGGAGAGTATATTTACAAACTCGGTGCATCATTAGATGAAGCACTAAAAGATACAAGCTATTACAGAGAGCATATCTGGAAAGCAATCAAAGAAGAAGCGAAGGATATGTCCGCTTCTGCCATCTTTGGTGTATTAGATATAATTGATCCATTAATGGACCATGCTATATACAGCTTCAGCCTAACGTTTGTCGACGCGCACCAAAAGAGCCTTGAAAATGCCAAAACAGCGTTGCTGGAACTGTCAGTGCCAGTCGTCCCATTAATGCCTGGAGTCGGTGTATTGCCTCTTGTCGGGAACGTTGATACTGAAAGAGCCCAGCTATTGATGGAAGAAACATTGGACCAGGCTGTAAAACTCAAACTTACTCACCTCATCTTTGATGTGTCCGGGGTAATGATTGTGGATACGATGGTTGCGGACCAGCTGTTCAAGGTCATCAACGCCCTGTCACTTGTAGGGGTACAAACAATCATGACCGGTATCCGTCCAGAGGTTGCCCATACAATGGTAACGCTTGGTCTGAACCTTGAGGGCATTATGGTGAAATCAAATCTTCATCAGGCATTCAAAGAGATCCAGACTCTGCAAAATGCATAG
- a CDS encoding GNAT family N-acetyltransferase, with the protein MAELIFRTVEKRDIPDLYHLMTRYIVEFYKKPKPEEAQLIHLIQHVMEHPDSGLQFVAEKEGKLLGFATLYFTFSTLQVKRAAILNDLFVADDARGQKIGEQLFEKCLNYIRENGFAYMTWETAKDNYIAQSLYNKMGGRQSDWMVYEIE; encoded by the coding sequence ATGGCTGAGCTGATTTTTCGTACGGTTGAAAAAAGAGATATTCCAGATTTATACCATCTGATGACACGATACATTGTCGAATTTTACAAGAAACCCAAGCCTGAAGAAGCTCAACTGATTCATTTAATTCAACATGTAATGGAACATCCAGACTCAGGTTTGCAGTTTGTGGCTGAAAAAGAGGGGAAGCTTTTGGGGTTTGCCACATTATATTTTACATTCAGCACCCTACAGGTAAAAAGGGCAGCCATTCTGAATGATTTATTCGTTGCAGACGACGCAAGAGGGCAGAAGATAGGCGAGCAGCTCTTTGAGAAATGCCTCAACTATATCAGGGAGAATGGATTTGCCTATATGACATGGGAAACGGCCAAGGATAATTATATTGCCCAAAGCCTTTACAATAAAATGGGGGGAAGACAATCAGACTGGATGGTTTATGAAATAGAATAG